Proteins co-encoded in one uncultured Draconibacterium sp. genomic window:
- a CDS encoding anthranilate synthase component I family protein gives MEKLNFKPVVRKILADTVTPVSVYLRLRTLYPKSILLESSDYHGAENAYSFIAFKPIADFTVNNGEASIDLPGREKQLFSLSPERMLHDELDNFFKTFNVDSDEIELPANGLFGYLNFDAIQHFESIRFSSPKTEGYQTPEVNYSFYKYVVAIDHHKNQIHIVENLLEGEESQMDYVHHLLVNLNFSTASFDVRGEEKSNITDEEYMHMVTKGKEHCYRGDVFQIVLSRQFSQEFVGDDFNVYRALRSINPSPYLFYFDYGTYSIFGSSPEAEIRIKDNKAYIHPIAGTFKRTGNDDQDRELAEKLSKDPKENAEHVMLVDLARNDLSRNADNVVVETYREVQFFSHVIHLVSQVSGEINNDTNLIKVLGETFPAGTLSGAPKYKAMELIDKYENQNRGYYGGCIGYLGFDNSVNHAIMIRSFLSKDKKLFYQAGAGIVADSQEESELQEVNNKLAALKNAIEMAKGIN, from the coding sequence ATGGAAAAACTCAATTTTAAACCCGTCGTACGAAAAATACTGGCCGACACCGTAACACCGGTAAGCGTTTATTTGCGATTGCGCACGCTTTATCCAAAGTCGATATTGCTGGAAAGCTCCGACTACCATGGTGCAGAAAATGCCTACTCGTTTATTGCATTTAAACCTATCGCCGATTTTACGGTGAATAACGGCGAAGCCAGCATTGATCTGCCAGGCCGGGAAAAACAACTATTCAGCCTATCCCCGGAACGGATGTTACACGATGAACTCGACAATTTCTTTAAAACGTTTAATGTTGATTCGGATGAAATAGAATTGCCGGCCAACGGATTATTCGGCTATCTGAATTTCGATGCCATTCAACATTTTGAAAGCATCCGTTTTTCATCGCCAAAAACCGAAGGCTACCAAACGCCGGAAGTTAATTACAGCTTTTATAAGTATGTAGTCGCCATCGATCACCACAAAAACCAGATCCACATTGTAGAAAACTTATTGGAAGGCGAAGAATCACAAATGGATTACGTTCATCATTTGTTGGTGAACCTAAACTTTTCAACTGCAAGTTTTGATGTGCGTGGCGAAGAGAAATCGAATATCACCGACGAAGAATACATGCACATGGTAACCAAAGGGAAAGAACACTGCTACCGGGGGGATGTTTTCCAGATCGTTTTAAGCCGCCAGTTCTCGCAGGAATTTGTTGGCGACGATTTTAATGTTTACCGCGCACTTCGCTCGATAAATCCATCGCCTTACCTGTTCTATTTCGATTACGGAACTTACAGCATTTTCGGTTCAAGCCCGGAGGCTGAAATCAGAATTAAAGACAACAAAGCATACATTCATCCAATTGCCGGAACTTTTAAACGAACCGGTAACGATGACCAGGATCGCGAACTGGCAGAAAAGCTAAGCAAAGATCCAAAAGAAAATGCCGAGCATGTAATGTTGGTAGATCTGGCCCGGAATGACCTGAGTCGAAATGCTGACAATGTGGTTGTTGAAACCTACCGCGAAGTGCAGTTTTTCTCCCATGTAATTCACTTGGTTTCGCAGGTTTCGGGAGAAATTAACAACGATACCAACCTGATAAAAGTTTTGGGAGAAACCTTCCCGGCCGGAACACTTTCGGGCGCACCAAAGTATAAAGCCATGGAACTGATCGACAAATACGAAAACCAGAACCGTGGTTATTACGGTGGTTGTATTGGCTACCTGGGTTTCGACAACTCAGTGAACCATGCGATTATGATCCGCTCGTTTTTGAGTAAAGACAAAAAATTGTTTTACCAGGCCGGTGCCGGAATTGTTGCCGACTCGCAGGAAGAGAGCGAACTGCAGGAAGTGAATAACAAACTGGCAGCATTGAAAAATGCGATTGAAATGGCTAAAGGAATCAACTAA
- a CDS encoding aminodeoxychorismate/anthranilate synthase component II, which yields MKILVIDNYDSFTYNLVHAIKKISGQPVDVFRNDQIAMEEIDKYDKIVLSPGPGIPEEAGRLLDIIKAYAPKKSMLGVCLGHQAIGEAFGGKLHNMNRVLHGIATPVKQTGIKSQLFEGLPESFDVGRYHSWIVQDEQLPECFEVTSYDEDGLVMSMQHKEYDVQSVQFHPESVLTPLGEKMIENWLYPNKK from the coding sequence ATGAAAATACTAGTTATAGATAATTACGACTCATTTACCTACAACCTGGTACATGCCATAAAAAAGATTTCAGGCCAGCCGGTTGATGTGTTTCGCAACGACCAGATTGCAATGGAAGAGATTGACAAATACGACAAAATCGTTCTTTCTCCGGGCCCCGGAATTCCTGAAGAAGCAGGTCGTTTACTCGATATTATAAAAGCCTACGCACCCAAGAAAAGTATGCTCGGTGTTTGTTTGGGGCACCAGGCCATTGGAGAAGCTTTTGGCGGCAAATTGCACAACATGAACCGCGTTTTACACGGCATTGCCACACCCGTAAAACAAACCGGAATAAAATCGCAGTTATTTGAGGGATTACCCGAATCATTCGATGTAGGGCGTTACCACTCGTGGATCGTGCAGGATGAACAGTTGCCTGAATGTTTTGAAGTTACCAGCTACGATGAAGACGGCCTGGTAATGTCGATGCAGCACAAAGAATACGATGTGCAAAGTGTGCAGTTTCACCCGGAATCGGTACTTACGCCACTTGGTGAAAAAATGATCGAGAACTGGTTGTATCCAAACAAAAAGTAA
- the trpD gene encoding anthranilate phosphoribosyltransferase — MKETLQYLFEGNTLTREEAKAALTGVGKGLYSEAEFAAFLTVFKMRPLQSEELGGFRDAMVELSKKVDLTDYNAIDIVGTGGDGKNTFNISTLACFIVAGAGVNVTKHGNYAATSTSGSSNVLEFLGYEFSNEIDKLKNDLEKGGFCFLHAPLFHPAMKHIAPVRRALKVPTFFNILGPIINPSEPKFQVLGVNNSVNFEHYKNVYKTMDVNFAIVNSVDGYDEISLTANTHCATKLEDKVMTPDEFGLPQVEPEKLFGGESVEEAAKIFIDVLKGNGTTAQTNVVLANAAVGLQVVFADQTLTECVEMARESLLSGNALKKLEAVTNKSF; from the coding sequence ATGAAAGAAACATTACAATACTTATTTGAAGGAAACACCCTCACCCGCGAAGAAGCAAAAGCGGCCTTAACCGGCGTTGGCAAAGGTCTGTATTCCGAAGCTGAATTTGCTGCATTCCTAACCGTTTTCAAAATGCGACCATTGCAGTCGGAAGAATTAGGCGGTTTTCGCGATGCAATGGTAGAACTCAGTAAAAAAGTTGACCTAACGGACTACAATGCAATTGACATAGTTGGTACCGGAGGCGACGGTAAAAACACGTTCAACATCTCAACTCTTGCATGTTTTATTGTTGCAGGTGCCGGCGTAAATGTTACCAAACATGGAAACTACGCAGCCACTTCAACCAGCGGCTCATCTAACGTTTTGGAATTTCTGGGATACGAATTCAGTAACGAGATAGATAAACTTAAAAACGATCTTGAAAAAGGAGGATTTTGCTTTTTACATGCACCTCTTTTCCATCCGGCAATGAAACACATTGCTCCAGTTCGCAGGGCATTAAAAGTGCCAACCTTCTTTAATATTCTTGGGCCGATCATCAATCCATCGGAACCCAAATTCCAGGTACTTGGCGTTAACAACAGCGTAAATTTTGAACATTACAAGAATGTGTATAAAACGATGGATGTTAATTTTGCCATTGTGAACAGTGTTGATGGTTACGACGAGATTTCGCTGACTGCCAATACGCACTGCGCCACAAAATTGGAAGACAAAGTGATGACACCGGATGAATTTGGATTGCCACAAGTTGAACCTGAAAAGCTTTTTGGCGGCGAATCGGTGGAAGAGGCGGCTAAAATTTTTATTGATGTCTTGAAAGGTAACGGAACAACGGCACAAACCAACGTTGTTCTTGCCAATGCAGCCGTTGGTCTGCAAGTTGTTTTCGCGGATCAAACATTGACTGAATGTGTTGAAATGGCACGCGAATCTTTACTAAGCGGAAATGCGTTGAAAAAGTTGGAAGCAGTAACAAACAAGTCCTTTTAA
- the trpC gene encoding indole-3-glycerol phosphate synthase TrpC, translating to MNILDKIVATKKQEVAAQKKVVSIEQLENYPGYARKCNSLKENLLKDGASGIIAEFKQKSPSKGEINFSAKVEEVTKAYNAAGASCLSVLTDFEYFGGTLANLAKAREANPDIPILRKDFMIDTYQIVESKAFGADVILLIAACLSKEKALELAQKAKELGLDVLMEIHNAEELEIVNDYVDVVGVNNRNLKTFEVSVETSVELSKLIPAKFVKISESGLAGAAEINYLKEHGFKGFLIGETFMKTDDPGAACKKLIDEL from the coding sequence ATGAATATTCTTGATAAAATAGTAGCAACAAAAAAACAAGAAGTAGCTGCCCAGAAAAAGGTGGTTAGTATTGAGCAACTGGAGAACTACCCGGGTTATGCAAGAAAATGTAATTCGTTAAAAGAAAATCTGTTGAAAGATGGTGCTTCAGGTATTATTGCCGAATTCAAGCAAAAGTCGCCATCAAAAGGCGAGATCAATTTTTCGGCAAAAGTGGAAGAAGTTACCAAAGCTTATAACGCTGCCGGAGCTTCGTGTCTTTCTGTCCTTACCGATTTTGAATACTTTGGCGGCACTCTGGCCAACCTGGCGAAAGCGCGTGAAGCCAATCCTGACATTCCGATTTTGCGTAAAGATTTTATGATCGATACGTACCAGATTGTGGAATCAAAAGCTTTTGGGGCTGATGTGATCCTTTTAATCGCTGCATGTCTTTCGAAAGAGAAAGCACTGGAACTGGCACAAAAAGCTAAAGAACTTGGTTTGGATGTTTTAATGGAAATCCATAATGCCGAAGAGCTGGAAATCGTTAACGACTATGTTGACGTTGTTGGTGTAAACAACCGCAACCTGAAAACTTTTGAGGTGAGCGTTGAAACTTCAGTGGAGCTTTCGAAACTTATTCCGGCCAAATTTGTAAAAATATCGGAAAGTGGTTTGGCAGGAGCTGCCGAGATTAACTATCTGAAAGAGCACGGTTTTAAAGGCTTCCTGATTGGTGAGACGTTTATGAAAACCGATGACCCGGGGGCTGCCTGCAAAAAGTTAATTGATGAATTATGA
- a CDS encoding phosphoribosylanthranilate isomerase — protein MTNNLKIKVCGMKFTQNREQVEALAVDLLGYIFYGPSKRFVGDTPDAGLFQSHKPKVGVFVNENAFEILGLAKNFGFEYIQLHGKENPKTCGILKSQGLRVLKAFPMDDDFKFATTATYEGNVDYFLFDTKTKQHGGSGKKFNWQLLENYTGNTPFFLSGGIGPDDAEEIKELNHPMLAGVDLNSGFEDEPGLKNIEKLRKFITEFKK, from the coding sequence ATGACAAACAACCTAAAAATAAAAGTGTGCGGGATGAAATTCACTCAAAATCGTGAGCAGGTGGAAGCGCTTGCGGTGGATCTGCTGGGCTACATTTTTTACGGCCCTTCAAAACGATTTGTTGGTGACACTCCCGATGCCGGACTCTTTCAATCTCACAAACCCAAAGTGGGTGTTTTTGTGAACGAGAATGCATTTGAAATTCTGGGTCTTGCAAAAAACTTCGGGTTCGAGTACATTCAGTTACACGGTAAAGAAAATCCTAAAACCTGTGGAATATTAAAAAGCCAGGGGTTGCGTGTATTAAAGGCCTTCCCTATGGATGATGATTTTAAATTTGCCACAACAGCAACATACGAGGGAAATGTAGATTATTTTTTATTCGATACCAAAACCAAACAACATGGTGGTTCGGGTAAAAAATTCAACTGGCAGTTGCTGGAAAACTATACCGGGAATACGCCCTTTTTTCTGAGTGGAGGAATTGGACCTGACGATGCGGAAGAAATTAAAGAACTAAATCATCCGATGCTCGCAGGCGTTGATCTGAACAGTGGTTTTGAAGACGAGCCCGGATTAAAAAACATTGAAAAACTGAGAAAATTTATAACTGAATTTAAAAAATAA
- the trpB gene encoding tryptophan synthase subunit beta: MKYQVDEKGYYGEFGGAWIPEMMFTNIDELKRRYLEIIESEAFKKEFDQLLKDFVGRPSPLYYASRLSEHYGSKIYLKREDLNHTGSHKLNNTIGQILLAQQLGKTRIIAETGAGQHGVATATVCALKGIKCIVYMGALDVSRQAPNVKKMKMLGAEVIPVHSGNKTLKDATNEAMRDWINNPEDTHYIIGSVVGPHPYPDMVARFQSVISAEMKKQLIEQTGSEFPTRILACVGGGSNAAGAFYHYLDDEQVELIGVEAAGKGVDTDETAATLTVGTPGVLHSSRTVLMQNDDGQITEPYSISAGLDYPGIGPLHAHLFKTGRAKFFAATDEEVLQAVLLLTQKEGIIPALESAHALAALEKIKMNPDDVNVINLSGSGNKDMETYLNYFGY, encoded by the coding sequence ATGAAGTATCAAGTAGACGAAAAAGGATATTACGGCGAATTTGGCGGGGCATGGATACCCGAAATGATGTTCACCAATATTGATGAGCTAAAGCGCCGTTACCTGGAAATTATAGAATCAGAAGCATTCAAAAAAGAATTCGATCAGCTGTTAAAAGATTTTGTGGGGCGTCCGTCGCCGCTGTATTATGCCAGCCGACTTTCAGAGCATTACGGCAGCAAAATATACCTGAAACGGGAAGATCTGAACCACACAGGATCGCACAAATTGAACAACACAATCGGGCAAATTCTGTTGGCACAGCAACTGGGAAAAACACGTATTATTGCCGAAACCGGTGCCGGTCAGCACGGTGTGGCAACAGCAACGGTTTGTGCACTTAAAGGAATTAAATGTATTGTTTACATGGGAGCATTGGATGTTTCGCGCCAGGCACCAAACGTAAAAAAGATGAAAATGCTCGGCGCCGAGGTGATACCGGTGCACAGTGGTAACAAAACGCTAAAAGACGCCACCAACGAAGCCATGCGCGACTGGATCAACAATCCGGAAGATACGCATTATATTATCGGTTCTGTGGTTGGACCACATCCCTACCCTGATATGGTTGCACGCTTTCAATCGGTTATCAGTGCCGAGATGAAAAAGCAATTAATAGAACAAACAGGTTCCGAATTTCCAACACGTATTTTGGCGTGTGTGGGAGGAGGAAGTAACGCTGCCGGAGCATTTTATCACTACCTCGATGATGAGCAGGTGGAACTGATCGGTGTGGAAGCTGCCGGAAAAGGAGTCGACACCGATGAAACTGCAGCTACACTAACGGTTGGAACTCCCGGAGTTTTACACTCAAGCAGAACTGTTTTAATGCAAAATGATGACGGACAGATTACCGAGCCATACTCCATCTCTGCAGGATTGGATTACCCGGGAATAGGACCTTTGCATGCACACCTTTTTAAAACCGGTCGTGCTAAGTTTTTTGCTGCCACCGACGAAGAAGTTTTACAGGCAGTATTATTGCTAACACAAAAAGAAGGAATTATTCCTGCACTGGAGTCGGCACACGCACTGGCTGCACTGGAGAAAATAAAAATGAATCCTGACGATGTGAATGTAATAAACCTTTCGGGTAGCGGCAACAAAGACATGGAAACCTACCTGAATTATTTTGGATATTAA
- the trpA gene encoding tryptophan synthase subunit alpha, which produces MNNRINQLFERKKENILSVYFTAGFPNLNDTVEIIQQLEKNGVNLIEIGMPFSDPTADGPTIQRTSEIALKNGMSLKVLFEQLKTIRESVSIPLVLMGYLNPVYQYGIEKFCQKCNEIGIDGTILPDLPLDEFEAEYKTIFQQNNLHNILLITPQTSGARIRQIDDASEGFIYMVSSSSTTGAGKKVEDFHADYFERIQAMNLKNHRLIGFGISDNATFTNACKYASGAIIGSAFVSSFSKEMVIADSVKQFVKNMLNTD; this is translated from the coding sequence ATGAACAACAGAATCAATCAACTTTTCGAAAGAAAAAAGGAAAACATACTCTCGGTGTATTTTACTGCCGGATTCCCCAACCTGAATGATACCGTTGAAATTATTCAGCAGCTGGAAAAGAATGGCGTCAACCTCATCGAAATTGGAATGCCTTTTTCCGATCCCACTGCTGACGGACCAACCATTCAGCGCACAAGCGAAATTGCCTTAAAAAATGGCATGTCTTTGAAAGTACTTTTCGAGCAATTAAAGACTATACGCGAATCGGTTTCCATCCCGTTGGTATTAATGGGATATTTGAATCCGGTTTATCAATACGGCATAGAGAAGTTTTGCCAAAAATGTAACGAGATTGGAATTGATGGCACTATCCTGCCCGACCTCCCATTGGATGAATTTGAAGCAGAATACAAAACAATTTTTCAGCAGAACAATCTGCACAATATTTTACTTATTACGCCTCAAACTTCGGGAGCACGCATTCGCCAGATAGACGATGCCAGCGAAGGCTTTATTTACATGGTTTCGTCGTCGTCGACAACTGGTGCAGGCAAAAAAGTGGAAGATTTCCATGCCGACTATTTTGAGCGAATTCAGGCAATGAACCTAAAAAACCATCGCCTCATCGGCTTTGGAATTTCAGACAATGCTACATTTACAAATGCATGTAAATATGCCAGCGGAGCTATTATCGGCAGTGCCTTTGTTAGCTCGTTCAGTAAGGAAATGGTGATAGCAGATTCTGTAAAACAATTTGTGAAAAACATGCTCAATACTGACTAA
- a CDS encoding GNAT family N-acetyltransferase: protein MIIRKVKKKDNKYLADIIRAPFVEYDAPREGTVFSDPTTDNLYDLFQHDKSVLWVAEKDGEILGCCGIFPTHGLPNGCAELVKFYLLAKSRGKGLGTQLMQHSIKSAKELGYHEIYIETLPQFDNAVGMYERAGFEKLDNPLGDSGHTGCDIWMIKKL, encoded by the coding sequence ATGATCATTAGAAAAGTAAAGAAAAAAGATAATAAATATTTAGCCGATATAATTCGGGCACCGTTTGTGGAATATGATGCACCGCGAGAAGGAACCGTTTTTTCTGATCCCACTACCGATAATTTGTATGATCTGTTTCAGCACGATAAATCGGTACTTTGGGTTGCCGAAAAAGATGGCGAAATTTTGGGGTGTTGCGGTATTTTTCCTACCCACGGATTACCCAATGGTTGTGCCGAACTGGTAAAGTTTTATCTGCTGGCAAAATCACGCGGAAAGGGACTGGGCACCCAATTAATGCAACACAGTATCAAGTCGGCAAAAGAGCTGGGCTATCACGAGATATACATCGAAACCTTGCCCCAATTCGACAATGCAGTTGGTATGTATGAACGTGCCGGTTTTGAAAAACTGGATAACCCTTTGGGCGATTCAGGGCATACGGGATGCGATATTTGGATGATCAAAAAACTATGA
- a CDS encoding TonB-dependent receptor, with protein MKKLLLLVVALFCGVSLLFAQTKQIRGTVTSSDDGLPIPGVSVAVKGTTTGTTTDLDGNFTLTVPANEILVFSFVGMKKQEVPLTDATVYDVSLESDIIGVDEVMVVAYGTAKKESFTGSAGVVDNEVLQKRPVADISKALEGQVAGVQTTSGTGQPGEGAEIVIRGFGSINSSNNPLYVVDGVPFDGNLNSINPGDIESMTILKDASAGALYGSRGANGVVVITTKKGQSKELSVELKATYGFSSRAIKPYETLSTADFIEASFQGYKNALIYTDGVHPDMAGPMAVEALRGNTGIFGANEMYNPYDMPVSELIDPQTGQVNPSARLLYESDWLDEVTNDNATRQEYQLFINGGSDNSKVYASVAYLKDEGLLKTTDFERISGRIGAELTPKNWFTYGGNVNFSKTETNYLGYDGTTSNSNVWYSAQFMAPIYPVYVQDENGNPILSETGEKQYDYGLTRPAGANPNWNPVATLFEDAYETTADNLSGRFHLNLLGLGLGNSFNGLTFTTNVGFDYINTNQTIYWNPDFGNAANIGGFLDKTNQRSLSYTINQLLRYEKDFGKHSINVLAGHEFYKLTINEMEGAKSGFPYSGIKELAPGSTTSTLTSFEDNYSIESFLSNVTYDFADRYYLSASFRTDGSSRFHKDYRWGNFWSVGGSWRISEESFMEEMTFIDNLKLKASYGKQGNDNIGTYYGWQSLYNLDWANANLNGALLSSLENTSIKWEENNNFNVGVDAVLFERFDVSFEYYRRRTVDMLMEKPMATSLGFDSYWANVGEMLNTGFEFNSNLNLIANPNFVWNANLNLTTLTNEIVELDGETDQIVNGNTIQRKGEEINSYYLAQSAGVDAATGAQLYWVYDLDENGNPGESYLSDDYQKASQSKRISGSRIPDFYGGFGSNFKIFENFDMSFMTTFSVGGEVYESVYSNLMNPIYIGTNYAANVERAWRKPGDITDIPRIQNGTGFSRPFTDSQLIDASYFSIKNITVGYTLPKNILQNVGIESVRAYVAVDNLAIFSHLDGMNPQFNFAGSTDFSYTPVRTSLFGIELKF; from the coding sequence ATGAAAAAACTACTTCTATTAGTTGTAGCTTTGTTTTGTGGAGTAAGTCTATTATTCGCCCAAACAAAGCAAATTAGGGGAACGGTTACTTCATCCGACGATGGATTGCCAATTCCCGGTGTTTCGGTTGCCGTTAAAGGAACCACTACCGGAACAACCACAGATTTGGACGGTAACTTTACGTTAACCGTACCTGCTAATGAAATTCTTGTTTTCTCCTTTGTTGGAATGAAAAAACAGGAAGTGCCTCTCACCGATGCCACAGTTTACGATGTAAGTTTAGAATCTGACATTATAGGCGTTGATGAAGTTATGGTTGTAGCCTACGGTACCGCTAAAAAGGAATCGTTTACAGGCTCGGCCGGAGTAGTCGACAACGAAGTGCTGCAAAAAAGGCCGGTTGCCGATATATCAAAAGCGCTGGAAGGACAAGTAGCCGGTGTGCAAACCACTTCCGGGACTGGACAACCCGGCGAAGGAGCAGAAATTGTTATCCGTGGTTTTGGCTCAATCAACTCCAGCAATAATCCGCTATATGTAGTTGACGGTGTACCTTTCGATGGAAATCTTAACTCCATCAACCCGGGTGATATTGAGTCGATGACCATTTTAAAAGATGCTTCGGCCGGTGCGCTATACGGATCGCGTGGTGCAAATGGCGTTGTTGTTATTACCACTAAAAAAGGCCAGTCGAAAGAATTATCGGTAGAATTAAAAGCCACCTACGGATTTTCGAGCCGTGCCATTAAGCCTTACGAAACGCTTAGCACAGCGGATTTTATCGAAGCTTCGTTCCAGGGATATAAAAATGCATTGATTTACACCGACGGCGTTCATCCTGATATGGCCGGGCCAATGGCCGTTGAGGCGTTAAGGGGAAACACCGGGATTTTTGGTGCAAACGAAATGTACAATCCTTACGACATGCCGGTTTCTGAGCTAATCGATCCGCAAACCGGACAAGTTAATCCATCGGCCAGACTACTTTACGAGTCGGACTGGCTTGACGAGGTGACCAACGACAATGCAACACGCCAGGAATACCAGCTGTTTATAAATGGCGGCTCCGACAATTCAAAAGTTTATGCATCAGTAGCCTACCTAAAAGATGAAGGTTTGCTGAAAACCACCGATTTCGAACGTATTTCAGGAAGAATTGGTGCAGAGCTGACTCCTAAAAACTGGTTTACATATGGCGGTAACGTCAATTTCTCAAAAACAGAAACCAACTACCTGGGTTACGACGGAACCACTTCGAACTCTAACGTTTGGTACTCGGCACAGTTTATGGCTCCAATTTACCCGGTTTATGTACAAGACGAAAATGGAAATCCCATTCTTTCAGAAACAGGAGAGAAACAATACGATTACGGGTTAACCCGTCCGGCAGGTGCCAATCCTAACTGGAACCCCGTTGCTACTTTATTCGAAGATGCTTATGAAACTACAGCCGATAACCTTTCGGGAAGGTTTCATTTAAACTTGTTAGGTCTTGGACTTGGCAACTCATTCAATGGTTTAACATTTACTACAAACGTTGGGTTTGACTACATTAACACGAACCAAACCATATACTGGAACCCGGACTTTGGTAATGCTGCCAACATTGGTGGATTTCTGGATAAAACCAACCAGCGAAGCCTTTCGTACACCATTAACCAACTTTTACGTTACGAAAAAGACTTTGGCAAACACAGTATAAATGTGTTGGCAGGTCACGAGTTTTACAAACTTACCATTAACGAAATGGAAGGTGCAAAATCGGGCTTCCCTTACTCAGGAATTAAGGAACTGGCTCCGGGATCAACCACTTCGACTCTTACTTCTTTCGAGGATAATTATTCCATCGAGTCGTTCTTAAGCAATGTTACCTACGATTTTGCCGATAGATATTACCTCTCGGCAAGTTTCCGCACCGATGGTTCATCGCGTTTCCACAAAGATTACCGTTGGGGTAACTTCTGGTCGGTTGGTGGATCATGGCGTATAAGCGAAGAAAGTTTTATGGAAGAAATGACTTTCATTGACAACCTGAAACTGAAAGCCAGTTACGGAAAACAAGGTAACGACAATATTGGTACTTATTACGGCTGGCAGTCGCTTTATAACCTCGACTGGGCCAATGCCAACCTTAATGGAGCCTTACTTTCATCGCTTGAAAACACATCTATAAAATGGGAAGAAAACAATAACTTTAATGTGGGTGTTGATGCTGTTCTTTTCGAGCGTTTTGATGTTAGTTTTGAATATTATCGCCGTCGCACAGTGGATATGCTGATGGAAAAACCAATGGCAACATCGCTTGGATTCGATAGCTACTGGGCAAATGTTGGAGAGATGTTGAATACCGGTTTTGAATTTAATTCGAACCTAAACCTCATCGCTAATCCGAACTTTGTTTGGAATGCCAATCTGAACCTTACCACATTAACTAATGAGATTGTGGAGTTAGATGGTGAAACCGATCAAATTGTCAACGGTAATACAATTCAGCGCAAAGGCGAGGAGATTAACTCATATTACCTGGCACAGTCTGCCGGTGTTGATGCAGCCACAGGAGCCCAACTATACTGGGTTTACGATCTTGATGAAAATGGAAATCCGGGTGAATCGTATCTTTCTGATGACTATCAGAAAGCGTCGCAAAGTAAACGAATATCCGGCAGTCGCATCCCCGACTTTTATGGTGGCTTTGGCAGTAATTTCAAAATATTCGAAAACTTTGATATGTCATTCATGACCACCTTCTCTGTAGGTGGAGAAGTTTACGAGAGTGTTTATTCAAATCTGATGAACCCGATCTACATCGGTACCAACTACGCTGCCAATGTAGAACGTGCCTGGAGAAAACCCGGCGATATAACTGATATTCCGCGTATTCAGAACGGAACGGGATTCTCTCGTCCGTTTACAGATAGCCAGCTAATCGATGCATCGTACTTTTCAATTAAGAATATTACAGTAGGTTACACACTTCCTAAAAATATTCTGCAAAATGTGGGTATCGAAAGCGTTCGGGCTTATGTGGCAGTCGACAACCTGGCCATTTTCTCTCATCTTGATGGTATGAACCCGCAATTCAACTTTGCCGGCTCTACCGATTTTTCATACACTCCGGTCAGAACGAGTCTTTTCGGAATTGAATTAAAATTTTAA